A genomic stretch from Hymenobacter psoromatis includes:
- a CDS encoding acyl-CoA thioesterase has protein sequence MTELVLPNDTNTLHNLMGGRMMHLMDIAAAIAAQKHSNRIVVTASVDNVSFRDPIQLGNVVTLEAQVTRAFSSSMEVHIDVWAEDIPSGTKLKTNEAFFTFVAVDQSGRPIDVPEAVPKTANEIVLYDGALRRRQLRLVLAGRMKPSDATELKALFELT, from the coding sequence ATGACTGAGTTGGTGCTGCCCAACGATACCAACACGCTCCATAACCTGATGGGGGGCCGCATGATGCACCTCATGGATATTGCCGCCGCCATCGCCGCCCAGAAGCATTCCAACCGCATCGTGGTCACGGCCTCGGTCGATAACGTGTCGTTTCGCGACCCCATCCAGCTGGGCAACGTGGTGACGCTGGAGGCGCAGGTCACGCGCGCGTTCAGCTCCAGCATGGAGGTGCACATCGATGTGTGGGCCGAGGATATTCCGAGCGGCACCAAACTCAAAACCAACGAGGCGTTTTTCACCTTCGTGGCCGTGGACCAGTCGGGCCGCCCCATCGACGTGCCCGAGGCCGTGCCCAAAACCGCCAACGAAATAGTGCTCTATGACGGTGCCCTGCGCCGCCGCCAGTTGCGCCTGGTGCTGGCCGGCCGCATGAAGCCCAGCGACGCCACCGAGTTGAAAGCGCTGTTCGAGCTAACCTAA
- a CDS encoding protein-L-isoaspartate O-methyltransferase, with protein MTPSLPDTYRHRGQRRGLVTLLRAQRGIHDERVLAAIGAVPRHLFFAPAFEAHAYQDKAFPIGEGQTISQPSTVAYQTQLLEVRPGQRILEIGTGSGYQFAVLCQLADQVQSIEFNAVLFERGRQRLAALGLPTAGLHLGDGSLGLPALAPYDGILVTAGAPALPPALLRQLRIGGRLVVPVGAADMGQQQLLRITREGPETFTREAFGDCRFVPLLGAAGWAV; from the coding sequence ATTACGCCTTCTCTACCCGATACCTACCGCCACCGCGGCCAGCGCCGCGGCCTGGTTACGCTGCTGCGCGCGCAGCGTGGCATCCACGACGAGCGGGTGCTGGCGGCCATTGGCGCGGTGCCGCGCCACCTGTTTTTTGCCCCGGCTTTTGAGGCCCACGCCTACCAGGACAAGGCCTTTCCCATTGGCGAAGGCCAGACGATTTCGCAGCCCAGCACCGTGGCCTACCAAACCCAGCTGCTGGAAGTGCGCCCCGGCCAGCGCATTTTAGAGATTGGCACTGGCTCAGGCTACCAGTTTGCCGTGCTGTGCCAACTTGCTGACCAGGTGCAGAGTATCGAGTTTAACGCGGTGCTTTTTGAGCGGGGCCGGCAGCGGCTGGCGGCGCTGGGCCTGCCCACGGCGGGCCTGCACTTGGGCGATGGCTCGCTGGGCCTGCCCGCCCTGGCGCCCTACGATGGCATTCTGGTCACGGCGGGCGCGCCGGCCCTACCCCCCGCTTTGCTGCGGCAGCTGCGCATTGGGGGGCGGCTGGTGGTGCCAGTGGGCGCCGCCGACATGGGCCAGCAACAACTGCTGCGCATCACCCGCGAAGGCCCCGAAACCTTCACCCGTGAAGCTTTCGGCGACTGCCGCTTCGTGCCCCTGCTGGGCGCGGCGGGCTGGGCTGTTTGA
- a CDS encoding polyprenyl glycosylphosphotransferase gives MQYLKLVAADFGAALLAWVAFFLVRKYLLSELTGYPFSEGVLFYLSGAAVMIGLFWTTLYALLGEYRDIFRKSRLSELIRLARASLLGTVVIFFALLLDDQGVSNYRAYYKTFTAYYLLHFTITAVLRIWAVSSVQGLVRGGVISFPTLLIGSNRLALSTYRELARTGRHLGLRLVGFAPIGTAIDPELAQALPEVGSYQQVPDLIQRLAIEQIIIAIEPSEHLRIQEILTLLEGLPVRISVLPDLYQMLLGSVKVNHLFGTPLIEIKQDLLPVWQQVLKRALDVGASGLFLLLAWPVYLFTAFMVRSSSPGPIFYRQQRVGKNGVPFDIIKFRSMYVDAERLGPALSSDHDPRITSWGRFMRRVRLDEFPQFWNVIKGDMSLVGPRPERQFFIDQIVKIAPHYRHLHRVRPGITSLGQVKYGYAETVPQMVERLKFDILYIENMSLAMDFRVLLYTLKIIVEGRGK, from the coding sequence ATTCAGTATCTTAAGCTTGTGGCGGCCGATTTCGGGGCGGCGCTGCTGGCCTGGGTGGCGTTTTTTCTGGTGCGCAAGTACCTGCTGAGCGAGCTCACGGGTTACCCGTTCAGCGAGGGCGTGCTGTTTTACCTGTCGGGGGCGGCCGTGATGATTGGCCTGTTCTGGACCACGCTCTACGCGCTGCTGGGCGAATACCGCGACATCTTTCGCAAGTCGCGCCTCAGCGAGCTGATTCGGCTGGCGCGGGCCTCCTTGCTGGGCACGGTCGTTATTTTCTTCGCCCTGCTGCTCGACGACCAGGGCGTGAGCAATTACCGCGCTTATTACAAGACGTTTACGGCCTATTACCTGCTGCATTTCACCATTACGGCGGTGCTGCGCATCTGGGCCGTGAGCAGCGTGCAGGGCTTGGTGCGCGGCGGGGTTATTTCGTTTCCTACCCTCCTAATTGGCTCCAACCGACTGGCCCTGAGCACGTACCGCGAGCTGGCCCGCACCGGCCGGCACCTGGGCCTGCGGCTGGTGGGCTTCGCGCCCATTGGCACGGCCATCGACCCCGAGCTGGCCCAGGCCCTGCCCGAAGTGGGCTCGTATCAGCAGGTGCCCGACCTTATCCAGCGCCTGGCCATCGAGCAGATTATCATTGCCATCGAGCCCAGCGAACACCTGCGCATTCAGGAAATTCTGACCCTGCTGGAGGGCTTGCCGGTGCGCATCAGCGTGCTGCCCGATTTGTACCAGATGCTGCTGGGCTCGGTGAAAGTCAACCACTTATTCGGCACGCCGCTCATCGAAATCAAGCAGGATTTGCTGCCCGTGTGGCAGCAGGTGCTCAAGCGCGCCCTCGATGTGGGCGCCTCGGGGCTGTTCTTGCTGCTGGCCTGGCCGGTGTACCTGTTCACGGCGTTTATGGTGCGCTCGTCGTCGCCGGGGCCTATTTTTTACCGCCAGCAGCGCGTGGGTAAGAATGGCGTGCCGTTCGATATTATCAAATTTCGCTCGATGTACGTCGATGCCGAGCGGCTGGGCCCGGCCCTCAGCTCCGACCACGACCCGCGTATCACGTCCTGGGGCCGCTTTATGCGCCGGGTGCGGCTCGATGAGTTTCCGCAGTTCTGGAACGTCATTAAGGGCGACATGAGCTTGGTGGGGCCGCGCCCCGAGCGCCAGTTTTTCATCGACCAGATTGTGAAAATCGCGCCCCACTACCGCCACCTGCACCGCGTGCGCCCCGGCATCACCAGTCTCGGCCAGGTCAAGTACGGCTACGCCGAAACCGTGCCCCAGATGGTCGAGCGCCTTAAATTCGACATTTTATACATCGAAAATATGAGCTTGGCGATGGACTTTCGGGTGCTGCTCTACACCTTGAAAATCATCGTAGAAGGGCGAGGCAAATAA
- a CDS encoding riboflavin synthase subunit alpha, giving the protein MFTGIIETVGTVVGTAEQGTNRHFTIQSPFASELKIDQSVAHDGVCLTVVALDAAAGTHVVTAIDETLRKTNLGQWQPGRHINLERCLAAGGRFDGHIVQGHVDATAECLSVQDQDGSWLFRFRHEAGPQRLTVEKGSITINGVSLTCFNSTPTEFSVAIIPYTYEHTGFYQLQAGDRVNLEFDIVGKYVAKLLASQGLIASVEA; this is encoded by the coding sequence ATGTTCACCGGAATTATTGAAACTGTCGGCACCGTTGTCGGCACTGCCGAGCAAGGCACCAACCGCCATTTCACTATCCAGTCGCCCTTCGCCAGTGAGCTGAAAATCGACCAGAGCGTGGCCCACGACGGCGTGTGCCTCACGGTAGTAGCCCTCGATGCCGCAGCCGGCACGCACGTTGTGACGGCCATTGACGAGACGCTGCGCAAGACTAACCTGGGCCAGTGGCAGCCCGGCCGCCATATTAACCTGGAGCGCTGCCTGGCTGCCGGCGGGCGCTTCGACGGCCACATCGTGCAGGGCCACGTCGATGCCACCGCCGAGTGCCTCAGCGTGCAGGACCAGGATGGCTCCTGGCTCTTCCGCTTCCGCCACGAGGCCGGCCCGCAGCGCCTCACGGTGGAGAAAGGCTCCATCACCATCAACGGCGTGAGTCTCACCTGCTTCAACTCGACGCCGACCGAGTTTTCGGTAGCCATTATCCCCTATACCTATGAGCACACCGGCTTCTACCAGTTGCAAGCCGGCGACCGCGTGAACCTGGAGTTCGACATCGTGGGCAAGTACGTGGCCAAGCTGCTGGCCAGCCAGGGCCTCATAGCCAGCGTCGAAGCCTAA
- a CDS encoding coproporphyrinogen III oxidase produces MSRHDIAAWLQDFQTRLCAQLEAADGGTARFGQDDWQRPGGGGGHSRVLEGGAILEKGGVGFSEVEGELSPAAARQLHLPDPHFFATGVSVVLHPRSPRVPIIHMNVRYFEAGNGEAWFGGGIDLTPIYVDEAQARRFHERLKAACDKHNPTYYPRFTRWADDYFYLPHRHETRGVGGIFFDRLTVGQDGSVEELFAFVRDVAEVFGPFFTELMRENHALPFAEREEAWQLLRRNRYAEFNLAFDRGTRFGLETGGRTESILMSLPPRCGWSYNPAPPEPGTPEATTLAWLRKGVEWA; encoded by the coding sequence ATGTCCCGCCACGATATTGCCGCCTGGCTCCAGGATTTTCAAACCCGCCTCTGCGCCCAGCTCGAAGCCGCTGACGGCGGCACCGCCCGCTTTGGGCAAGACGACTGGCAGCGGCCCGGTGGCGGCGGCGGCCACTCGCGGGTGCTCGAAGGCGGCGCTATCCTCGAAAAAGGGGGGGTAGGGTTTTCGGAAGTGGAGGGCGAGCTGAGCCCCGCCGCCGCCCGGCAGCTGCACCTGCCCGACCCGCACTTTTTCGCCACCGGCGTGAGCGTGGTGCTGCATCCGCGCAGCCCCCGCGTGCCCATTATCCACATGAACGTGCGCTATTTTGAGGCCGGCAACGGCGAGGCGTGGTTCGGCGGCGGCATCGATTTGACGCCCATTTACGTGGACGAGGCCCAGGCCCGGCGCTTTCACGAGCGCCTGAAGGCCGCCTGCGATAAACACAACCCGACCTACTACCCCCGCTTCACGCGCTGGGCCGACGACTACTTCTACCTGCCCCACCGCCACGAAACCAGGGGGGTAGGCGGCATTTTCTTTGACCGCCTCACCGTGGGTCAGGACGGCTCGGTAGAAGAATTATTCGCCTTCGTGCGCGACGTGGCCGAGGTTTTCGGCCCCTTCTTCACCGAACTGATGCGCGAAAATCACGCCCTGCCTTTCGCCGAGCGCGAGGAAGCTTGGCAGCTGCTGCGCCGCAACCGCTACGCCGAATTCAACCTGGCCTTCGACCGCGGCACCCGCTTCGGCCTCGAAACCGGCGGCCGCACCGAGAGCATCCTCATGAGCCTACCCCCCCGCTGCGGCTGGAGCTATAACCCCGCCCCGCCCGAGCCCGGCACCCCCGAGGCCACTACCCTAGCCTGGCTCCGCAAGGGCGTGGAGTGGGCGTAG
- a CDS encoding tungsten formylmethanofuran dehydrogenase: MPADAPAAPNAATPAVPETNLLARAYLLMHTAAEMAALYEAQKTVAARYVHATARGHEAVQLAAAFLLTEHDYATPYYRDDALLLGLGLRPYELMLQLLAKRDDPFSGGRTYYSHPSLRRPGMPVIPHQSSATGMQAIPATGMAQAIKYLELMKLRVKSEKLKEQQAPSGANVTALNSQLSTLNSNPLVLCSIGDGAMTEGEVSEALQMAVLHQLPIVYLVQDNDWGISATGKEMRAMDAYEFAAGFPGLHRVRVDGADVVSSYIGLHEAFAHVRQRRGPALVHAKCPLLGHHTSGVRREWYRGDNLPEHQLNDPLPRLHRRLRHTGASEADLAALVEQARATVAADWAAALAAPDPDPATFADHEFAPPAVTEEAGERTPAGAEKVLMVDAALHAVDDILREFPEALFYGQDVGGELGGVFREAALLAKKYGDRRVFNTPIQEAYIVGSTAGMAAVGARPIVEIQFADYIWPALNQLVEELSKSCYLSMGKFPVPALIRVPVGAYGGGGPYHSGSIESTLLTIRGIKVVYPSNAADMKGLMRAAFLDPNPVIMLEHKGLYWSKVPGTEDAKTVEPAAGYVIPLGLSAVAQAADAEALRRGSTCVVITYGMGVHWARTASRAYPGRVEVLDLRTLNPLDWDGVRAAVRRHGKILVLTEEPLLNSFAESLAGRIQTHCFLELDAPVRTLGAANLPAIPLNVELEKQMLPSAEKVGVVLGELLAY, from the coding sequence ATGCCCGCTGATGCCCCCGCCGCCCCCAACGCGGCTACTCCGGCCGTTCCCGAAACCAACCTGCTCGCCCGCGCCTACCTGCTCATGCACACGGCCGCCGAAATGGCGGCCCTCTACGAAGCCCAGAAAACCGTGGCCGCCCGCTACGTGCACGCCACTGCCCGCGGCCACGAGGCCGTGCAGCTGGCGGCCGCTTTTCTGCTCACCGAGCACGACTACGCTACCCCCTACTACCGCGACGACGCCCTGCTGCTGGGCCTGGGCCTGCGCCCCTACGAGCTGATGCTCCAGCTACTGGCCAAGCGCGACGACCCCTTCAGCGGCGGCCGCACTTACTACAGCCATCCCAGCCTGCGGCGGCCGGGCATGCCCGTTATTCCGCACCAAAGCTCAGCCACGGGCATGCAGGCCATCCCGGCCACCGGCATGGCGCAGGCTATTAAGTATTTGGAGTTAATGAAGTTAAGAGTTAAGAGTGAAAAGTTAAAAGAACAGCAAGCGCCAAGCGGAGCCAATGTCACAGCTCTTAACTCTCAACTCTCAACTCTTAACTCCAACCCCCTGGTGCTCTGCTCTATCGGCGACGGGGCCATGACCGAAGGCGAGGTGAGCGAGGCCCTGCAAATGGCCGTGCTGCACCAGCTGCCTATCGTGTACCTGGTGCAGGACAACGACTGGGGCATCTCGGCCACGGGCAAGGAAATGCGGGCGATGGATGCCTACGAGTTTGCCGCCGGCTTTCCCGGCCTGCACCGGGTGCGGGTCGATGGGGCCGACGTGGTGTCGTCGTACATCGGTCTGCACGAGGCATTTGCGCACGTGCGCCAGCGGCGCGGGCCGGCGCTGGTGCACGCCAAGTGCCCGCTGCTGGGCCACCACACCAGCGGCGTGCGCCGCGAGTGGTACCGCGGCGACAATCTCCCCGAACATCAGCTCAACGACCCGCTGCCGCGCCTGCACCGCCGCCTGCGCCACACCGGCGCCAGCGAAGCCGACCTGGCCGCCCTGGTGGAGCAGGCCCGCGCCACCGTGGCCGCCGACTGGGCCGCCGCCCTCGCCGCGCCCGACCCCGACCCCGCCACCTTCGCCGACCACGAGTTTGCGCCGCCCGCCGTGACCGAAGAAGCCGGCGAGCGTACCCCCGCCGGGGCCGAAAAAGTGCTGATGGTGGACGCCGCCCTGCACGCCGTGGACGACATTCTACGCGAGTTTCCCGAAGCCTTGTTCTATGGCCAGGACGTGGGCGGCGAACTGGGCGGCGTATTCCGCGAAGCCGCGCTGCTGGCCAAAAAGTATGGCGACCGGCGCGTGTTCAACACGCCCATTCAGGAGGCGTATATTGTGGGCAGTACGGCGGGCATGGCGGCCGTGGGCGCGCGGCCCATCGTCGAGATTCAGTTTGCCGACTACATCTGGCCGGCGCTCAACCAGCTGGTCGAGGAACTGTCCAAATCGTGCTACCTGAGCATGGGCAAGTTTCCGGTGCCGGCACTCATTCGGGTGCCGGTGGGGGCCTACGGCGGGGGCGGGCCCTACCACTCGGGCTCCATCGAAAGCACGCTGCTCACCATCCGGGGCATCAAGGTGGTGTATCCCAGCAACGCGGCTGATATGAAGGGGCTGATGCGCGCCGCGTTTCTGGACCCCAACCCGGTCATTATGCTGGAGCACAAAGGCTTGTACTGGAGCAAAGTGCCCGGCACCGAAGACGCCAAAACCGTGGAGCCGGCCGCCGGCTACGTCATTCCGCTGGGCCTATCCGCCGTAGCCCAGGCCGCCGACGCCGAGGCCCTGCGCCGGGGTAGCACCTGCGTGGTCATCACCTACGGCATGGGCGTGCATTGGGCCCGCACCGCTAGCCGCGCCTACCCCGGCCGCGTGGAAGTACTCGACCTGCGCACCCTCAACCCGCTCGACTGGGACGGCGTGCGGGCCGCCGTGCGCCGCCACGGTAAAATCCTGGTGCTCACCGAAGAACCCCTGCTCAACTCGTTCGCCGAAAGCCTGGCCGGCCGCATTCAAACTCACTGCTTCCTGGAGCTCGATGCGCCCGTGCGCACCCTGGGCGCCGCCAACCTGCCCGCCATTCCGCTCAACGTGGAGCTGGAAAAGCAGATGCTGCCCAGCGCCGAAAAAGTAGGGGTAGTGCTGGGTGAGCTGCTGGCTTATTAG
- a CDS encoding RNA methyltransferase, with protein MVSKALAKYVRSLHQRKYRQRHAAFLVEGAKSVLELLASGLEVEHLLATPAFAEHLPAAPACPLHLATEDELTQLGTLQTNAAALAVVRRPPVPALPPQLPATRLVLALDNVADPGNLGTLWRLADWYGLPGLVLSKNCADPFNPKAVAASMGAFGRVPVWADVDLPAWLQALPEGVGVFGADLEGDNVHKLHLRPAGVLMMGSESHGLSPAVAARLTSRLHIPHGRGGRAESLNVAVSAAILLDNFFRNE; from the coding sequence ATGGTTTCAAAAGCTCTCGCCAAATACGTTCGGTCGCTGCATCAGCGCAAATATCGGCAGCGGCACGCCGCCTTTCTGGTCGAAGGTGCCAAAAGCGTGCTAGAACTGCTCGCCTCGGGCCTCGAAGTGGAGCACTTGCTCGCTACCCCCGCCTTCGCCGAGCACCTGCCCGCCGCCCCCGCCTGCCCGTTGCACCTGGCCACCGAAGACGAGCTGACCCAGCTCGGCACCCTCCAGACTAACGCCGCCGCGCTGGCCGTAGTACGCCGCCCGCCCGTGCCGGCCCTACCCCCCCAGCTGCCCGCCACCCGCCTCGTGCTGGCCCTCGACAACGTGGCCGACCCCGGCAACCTCGGCACCCTCTGGCGCCTGGCCGACTGGTACGGCCTGCCCGGCCTGGTCCTGTCCAAGAATTGCGCCGACCCCTTCAACCCCAAAGCCGTAGCCGCCAGCATGGGTGCCTTCGGCCGGGTGCCCGTGTGGGCCGACGTGGACCTGCCCGCCTGGCTGCAAGCTTTACCCGAGGGGGTAGGGGTCTTTGGTGCTGACCTAGAAGGTGATAACGTGCACAAGCTGCACCTGCGCCCGGCCGGCGTGCTGATGATGGGCAGCGAGAGCCACGGCCTCAGCCCGGCCGTGGCCGCGCGGCTCACCAGCCGCCTGCACATCCCGCACGGGCGGGGGGGTAGGGCCGAAAGTCTAAACGTGGCCGTGTCAGCCGCCATTCTGCTGGATAACTTTTTCCGCAACGAGTAG